One genomic window of Synergistetes bacterium HGW-Synergistetes-1 includes the following:
- a CDS encoding FdhC protein: MNFKPPVEIAKSACTVAKAKAGLSIKALLVMGFLAGAYIAFGGFLMTTVTQDVAQYAGVGISKMLGGMVFALGLMLVIVGGAELFTGNCLMPIGMLNGCVSFQGVLKNWTVVYIANLIGSVFLAWMIYNTGLATGATGVNALKIAVAKVNLPVSQMVFRGVLCNWLVVMAVWMSFSAMDVMSKYICCLIPISGFVTMGFEHSIANMYFIALGMFIKGGDAATVELAAVAPDKLAALTMGGYWGNIIPVTIGNMVGGILFVAVLYYMVFSGALDEPKA, from the coding sequence ATGAACTTTAAACCACCTGTAGAAATTGCAAAGAGTGCCTGTACTGTAGCAAAAGCCAAAGCAGGCCTTTCCATTAAGGCATTGCTCGTAATGGGTTTCCTTGCAGGCGCTTACATCGCGTTCGGCGGCTTTTTGATGACAACCGTTACTCAGGACGTGGCTCAGTATGCCGGCGTCGGCATCTCAAAGATGCTGGGAGGAATGGTGTTTGCCCTTGGACTCATGCTCGTCATCGTTGGCGGAGCAGAGCTCTTCACCGGAAACTGCCTCATGCCCATAGGCATGCTTAACGGATGCGTATCTTTCCAGGGCGTACTAAAAAACTGGACTGTAGTTTACATCGCAAACCTTATCGGATCTGTATTTCTCGCTTGGATGATCTATAACACAGGGCTAGCAACTGGAGCAACGGGAGTCAATGCACTCAAGATAGCAGTTGCAAAGGTCAACCTCCCGGTAAGCCAGATGGTATTCCGCGGCGTCCTTTGTAACTGGCTGGTCGTTATGGCAGTATGGATGTCATTCTCAGCAATGGACGTAATGAGCAAATACATCTGCTGCCTCATCCCGATCTCAGGATTCGTAACGATGGGGTTTGAACACAGCATCGCAAACATGTACTTCATCGCACTGGGAATGTTCATCAAGGGCGGAGATGCGGCAACAGTCGAACTTGCAGCAGTGGCACCTGACAAACTGGCTGCCCTCACAATGGGCGGGTACTGGGGAAACATAATTCCTGTAACAATCGGGAATATGGTCGGTGGCATCCTGTTCGTCGCTGTTCTTTACTACATGGTGTTCTCAGGAGCTCTTGACGAACCAAAAGCATAA
- a CDS encoding ferritin — translation MKMKNYKEILKMAVGNEVEAFEFYRDAAAKMKDPAMKKTFQELADEESGHKVLLEGYLSNEMKDMKFIDEKDYKVTETVEAPQTLSTDMAFKDAIALAMKKEQEAMEMYQQFADASEEAKQKETFLELAKMEKGHKVRLESIYTDIAFIEVW, via the coding sequence ATCAAAATGAAAAATTATAAGGAAATATTGAAAATGGCAGTTGGAAACGAAGTCGAGGCATTCGAGTTTTACAGGGACGCGGCAGCCAAGATGAAGGACCCCGCAATGAAAAAGACTTTTCAGGAGCTTGCTGACGAAGAATCAGGACACAAGGTGCTTCTTGAGGGTTATCTCAGCAACGAAATGAAGGATATGAAGTTCATCGATGAGAAGGATTACAAAGTCACTGAGACTGTCGAAGCCCCCCAGACCCTTTCCACCGATATGGCGTTCAAGGATGCCATTGCGCTTGCAATGAAAAAGGAACAGGAAGCAATGGAGATGTACCAGCAGTTCGCTGATGCCAGCGAAGAAGCCAAGCAGAAGGAGACCTTCCTTGAACTCGCAAAGATGGAAAAGGGACACAAGGTACGCCTCGAAAGCATCTACACCGACATTGCGTTTATAGAAGTCTGGTAA
- a CDS encoding histidinol-phosphatase codes for MLKPFWVDLHIHTALSPCGSLDMGAPEIVSAARGAGIDVIGIADHNTCDNFPAVHEASEGVPLVLPCIETQSAEDIHILTVFPDFKTATLYKAWLWEKMLPIKNDVDYFGYQVVLDHCNNILREEETLLIQGSGYEVDQIVSKVQSIGGLAILAHVDRPSFSYPVALGPMPADYPADAFELSWRIDSIQAAMWREKYPGRTFIRSSDSHTLETISRANCTKMMLEAPTFEEIRKAIKEEDGRRISWPWG; via the coding sequence ATGCTTAAGCCTTTCTGGGTCGACCTCCATATACATACGGCCCTTTCTCCCTGCGGAAGCCTGGATATGGGAGCGCCTGAGATAGTTTCAGCTGCCAGAGGGGCCGGTATCGATGTAATCGGCATAGCTGACCATAACACCTGTGACAATTTTCCCGCGGTGCACGAAGCTTCGGAGGGGGTTCCTCTTGTCCTGCCGTGCATAGAGACTCAGAGCGCAGAAGATATTCATATTCTTACTGTTTTTCCTGATTTCAAAACCGCAACTCTATACAAAGCCTGGCTCTGGGAAAAGATGCTGCCGATAAAAAACGACGTAGACTATTTCGGCTATCAAGTAGTTCTGGACCATTGCAACAATATACTGAGAGAAGAAGAGACCCTCCTCATACAGGGTTCGGGATATGAAGTAGATCAGATAGTATCAAAGGTGCAGAGTATAGGAGGTCTTGCGATACTTGCCCACGTCGACAGGCCCTCTTTTTCCTATCCTGTCGCCCTGGGGCCTATGCCGGCCGACTATCCTGCCGACGCTTTTGAGCTCTCCTGGAGGATAGATTCGATCCAGGCTGCCATGTGGAGGGAAAAATATCCGGGCAGGACATTCATAAGATCCTCTGACTCACATACTTTAGAGACGATATCCAGAGCTAACTGCACTAAAATGATGCTTGAAGCACCGACCTTTGAGGAGATCAGAAAGGCCATAAAAGAAGAAGACGGAAGAAGGATCTCCTGGCCCTGGGGCTGA
- a CDS encoding serine kinase translates to MKIKDLCEKLNADVQAAGDPERDVTKAAAGDLLSFIMGTVSEGSAWITIQAHLNVAAVAVLKDIPIIILASDRKAPADLIDRCMAENICVASVSESIFGTCMRLSELGIEG, encoded by the coding sequence TTGAAGATAAAGGACCTATGCGAAAAACTGAACGCTGATGTGCAGGCAGCAGGCGACCCTGAAAGAGATGTGACTAAGGCTGCGGCCGGAGACCTGCTCAGCTTCATAATGGGCACAGTATCAGAGGGTTCTGCCTGGATAACGATACAGGCCCACCTGAATGTTGCAGCTGTAGCGGTATTAAAGGATATTCCGATCATAATACTGGCCTCGGACAGAAAGGCCCCTGCAGATCTCATCGATCGGTGCATGGCAGAAAACATCTGCGTGGCATCTGTCAGCGAATCAATATTCGGAACATGCATGAGGCTCTCGGAGCTTGGTATAGAAGGATAA
- a CDS encoding Fe-S cluster protein: MEHSIKISKEACQGCVNCIRVCPTEAIRVVDGEISIIEELCIDCGECLRSCSRSALGIYEDDWNRIKESSRTTLVPDPVFFSQFSHYGRPDNLEDVLMSLDFKILIDEAEDAFDLAAYAVAQLINRSSRTVLPLISVYCPAVLRLIQTKFPELLSRVVPVLSPLEIAATLWRMRTNSDAPLTLLAPCPAKITMVREPHGKGVSPLTNAVTVRKVARSIMAEGDINVENESAPRKRNNRWIQWARRGGESRHVQAFSDKKLTILAVSGMRNTLDTLQELELGRLRGVDFIECRVCDTGCVGGVGTADSRFLANLRLGSIETEWNITPKELSRAEELFTMDIWPVTNEYQPRPRLPLSDNVADAMVKLQQMKEIYSGLPHIDCGSCGRPSCQAMAEEIVRGHGSVTDCIFKLREGISALACQIVKLSESQPHTLKRKGGKS; the protein is encoded by the coding sequence ATGGAACATAGTATAAAAATCTCAAAAGAGGCATGCCAGGGATGTGTCAACTGTATCAGAGTCTGTCCTACAGAGGCTATTCGTGTAGTTGACGGAGAAATCAGCATCATAGAGGAGCTTTGCATAGACTGCGGAGAATGTCTGCGTTCTTGCTCCCGTTCTGCTCTTGGCATATATGAAGATGACTGGAACAGGATAAAAGAATCATCCAGAACGACATTAGTTCCCGATCCGGTCTTTTTTTCGCAGTTCAGCCATTATGGCAGACCTGACAACCTCGAAGACGTTCTCATGTCACTTGACTTCAAGATCCTCATTGATGAAGCTGAGGATGCTTTTGACCTGGCAGCCTACGCTGTAGCGCAGCTCATCAACAGGTCATCCAGGACCGTTCTGCCGCTCATATCAGTATACTGCCCCGCTGTTCTCAGACTCATCCAGACTAAATTTCCGGAATTGCTTTCAAGGGTAGTCCCGGTACTTTCTCCCCTTGAGATCGCTGCAACATTATGGAGGATGAGGACCAACAGTGATGCGCCCCTTACCCTTCTTGCCCCTTGTCCAGCCAAGATAACCATGGTCAGGGAACCGCACGGCAAAGGAGTTTCTCCGCTTACGAACGCAGTAACGGTCAGGAAGGTAGCAAGGAGCATAATGGCTGAAGGCGACATAAATGTCGAAAACGAATCTGCACCGAGGAAAAGGAACAACAGGTGGATACAGTGGGCGCGGCGCGGTGGAGAATCAAGGCACGTCCAGGCCTTTTCAGACAAAAAACTGACTATACTTGCAGTATCGGGCATGAGGAATACGCTTGACACACTTCAGGAACTTGAGCTGGGAAGGCTGCGAGGCGTTGATTTTATCGAATGTCGTGTCTGCGACACAGGATGCGTCGGCGGAGTAGGAACTGCGGATTCGCGTTTTCTTGCAAACCTCCGCCTTGGCAGCATCGAGACAGAATGGAACATCACTCCTAAAGAACTATCAAGGGCGGAGGAACTCTTCACAATGGACATATGGCCTGTTACTAACGAATATCAGCCACGTCCCCGCCTTCCTCTTTCTGATAACGTAGCAGATGCCATGGTCAAACTGCAGCAGATGAAGGAGATCTATAGTGGCCTTCCCCATATCGACTGCGGATCCTGCGGCAGGCCCTCATGCCAGGCAATGGCAGAGGAAATAGTCAGGGGGCACGGTTCTGTGACAGACTGTATCTTTAAGCTCAGAGAGGGTATCTCTGCACTTGCATGTCAAATCGTAAAACTCTCAGAATCCCAGCCCCACACGCTTAAGAGAAAGGGAGGAAAAAGTTGA
- a CDS encoding anti-sigma regulatory factor, with protein MAAPVCMEYRIEGNNFMVAGTASNNIKNTLKMLGIQSDVCRRAAVIAYEAEINLVIHANGGILKAVISEDKLEISTEDEGPGIPDIDQAMTEGYTTASNQAREMGFGAGMGLPNIKRNSDLFEIESTPGVGTKLISTVFFNK; from the coding sequence ATGGCTGCTCCTGTATGTATGGAATACAGGATAGAGGGCAACAACTTCATGGTGGCAGGTACTGCCTCTAATAATATAAAAAACACCCTCAAAATGCTTGGCATACAGTCAGATGTATGCAGAAGAGCTGCTGTAATTGCATACGAAGCAGAAATAAACCTTGTGATCCACGCAAACGGCGGGATCCTGAAAGCCGTCATATCAGAGGACAAGCTTGAAATATCAACTGAGGACGAAGGGCCCGGAATACCTGATATCGATCAGGCCATGACAGAGGGATATACCACTGCTTCGAACCAGGCTAGAGAAATGGGGTTTGGTGCCGGGATGGGGCTTCCGAATATAAAGAGGAATTCGGATCTTTTTGAAATAGAATCTACTCCCGGTGTTGGGACCAAATTGATATCAACTGTATTTTTCAACAAATAG
- a CDS encoding transcriptional regulator — protein sequence MNLKELAELINAEVITSDRDLSEITVPFAYACDLMSDVLAFCSPGSLLLTGLTNIQIVRTAQMLDLPAVVFVRGKIPLEETVNLAKESGIPVLLSKYSLYEVCGRLYAAGVKPSYVPQPREA from the coding sequence ATGAATTTAAAAGAATTGGCTGAGCTGATCAATGCTGAGGTCATAACCTCTGACAGGGATCTGAGCGAGATAACAGTACCATTTGCATATGCCTGCGACCTGATGAGCGATGTCCTTGCCTTCTGCTCTCCCGGCTCCCTTCTCCTTACTGGCCTTACCAATATTCAGATAGTCAGGACAGCGCAGATGCTTGATCTTCCTGCCGTGGTATTCGTCAGGGGTAAGATCCCGCTCGAAGAGACAGTGAATCTTGCGAAGGAAAGCGGAATACCCGTACTTCTGTCCAAATATAGCCTATATGAGGTTTGCGGAAGGCTGTATGCAGCGGGTGTAAAACCAAGTTACGTTCCACAGCCTCGGGAGGCATAA
- a CDS encoding histidine kinase, whose amino-acid sequence MLEDLSAHVLDIAENSVMASGTEVRIEILEERSADRLIFSVEDNGKGMTEDFIAKVTDPFTTTRTTRRVGMGLPFLKQSAELCGGGLAISSKPGKGTKTTATFRMSSIDRPPLGDIPATLMTLIMGSPEIHWTYRHKTDSGEFVLDTDEIIEALDGDREMLRSVEVGLWLREHIKENLDEIKWEG is encoded by the coding sequence TTGCTTGAAGATCTTTCCGCACATGTGCTGGATATAGCAGAAAACAGCGTTATGGCAAGCGGTACAGAGGTAAGGATCGAGATCCTGGAAGAGAGATCTGCGGATAGACTTATTTTCTCGGTAGAGGACAACGGAAAAGGCATGACCGAAGATTTTATTGCAAAGGTGACTGATCCCTTCACGACAACAAGGACGACGAGAAGGGTCGGTATGGGACTGCCCTTCCTCAAGCAGTCTGCAGAACTCTGCGGAGGCGGACTTGCCATAAGTTCAAAACCCGGAAAGGGCACAAAAACGACCGCGACCTTCAGAATGAGCAGCATAGACAGGCCTCCCCTCGGAGACATCCCTGCCACGTTGATGACGCTCATTATGGGTTCCCCGGAGATACACTGGACGTACAGACATAAAACAGATTCAGGGGAATTTGTACTGGACACGGATGAGATAATAGAAGCCCTCGATGGAGACAGGGAGATGCTCCGTTCTGTAGAAGTCGGCCTTTGGCTCAGGGAACATATCAAGGAAAATCTGGACGAGATAAAATGGGAGGGATAA